The following coding sequences lie in one Spirosoma sp. KUDC1026 genomic window:
- a CDS encoding xanthine dehydrogenase family protein molybdopterin-binding subunit, which produces MTKALAQPIHLGDPMSRVDGPLKVTGGATYAAEYNLPGVTFGVLATSTITRGRITRIDVREAERSPGVLAIVTHENRPAVPGYDIPIDPKESRVEGQEFRVFYDNQIYYNNQPVALVVADTFERATYAASLVKVTYAKSPHQTNLKTNLKRGVKPKREDDYLRGKRDAYKTASVRIEQEYQTPINVHNPMEPHAATAVWEGTDKVTVYNKTQATKLAQKDIMRLFQLPESNVQIHSPFVGGAFGSSSRVWPQEMAAILGAKQVGRPVKVALKREQAFNMVGYRPRSTQKVGLGVTADGTLVGLTHEAFGMTSTFEQFTERIVDPTKSMYAVPNLNTVYKLVPLDLSTPCWTRGPGEASGSFALESAMDELAYALRMDPVELRIKNFAATDPEAKLPWSSNQLKACYERGAKQFGWSKRDPNPRSMRSGDWLVGMGMSAGIYKAARTKASASARLMADGTVLVRSSTADVGPGTYTIMTQIAASVLGLNPALVRFELGDSSFPPAPGQFGSHTTASVGSAVHDVCVALQQKLLSLASQQDGTPLHGAAVADLMAENGQIRHKTKAGHVSYADVLKQQKLPAVEVKVDSESGPEQKNYSSKSFCATFVEVHVHPATGEVRMQRVVSALDVGKVVNQKTAHSQVHGCVAWGIGMALMEEGILDHRYGRYTNNNLAEYHLPVCADIPDVDVILIDEPDTIIDPIGAKGMGEIGLIGFAAAIANAVYHATGKRVRDLPITPDKLIG; this is translated from the coding sequence ATGACCAAAGCCCTTGCCCAGCCCATTCATCTCGGCGACCCCATGAGTCGGGTCGACGGTCCGCTCAAAGTGACCGGTGGCGCTACGTATGCCGCCGAATACAACCTGCCCGGCGTCACGTTTGGTGTCCTGGCAACCAGTACAATTACACGGGGCCGAATCACCCGCATCGACGTTCGTGAAGCCGAACGGTCGCCTGGTGTGCTGGCGATCGTTACGCACGAAAACAGACCTGCTGTACCCGGCTACGATATTCCGATTGACCCAAAAGAATCGCGCGTAGAGGGGCAGGAGTTTCGGGTCTTTTACGACAACCAGATTTATTACAATAATCAGCCGGTCGCCCTGGTCGTAGCCGATACGTTCGAACGGGCAACCTATGCGGCCTCGCTGGTGAAAGTGACCTACGCGAAAAGCCCGCATCAGACCAATCTGAAAACGAATCTGAAGCGGGGCGTCAAGCCTAAGCGCGAAGATGATTACCTGCGGGGCAAGCGCGACGCCTACAAAACGGCTTCGGTACGTATTGAACAGGAATATCAGACACCGATCAATGTCCACAACCCAATGGAACCCCACGCGGCCACGGCCGTTTGGGAGGGCACAGACAAGGTGACCGTGTATAATAAAACCCAGGCAACAAAGCTGGCGCAGAAAGACATCATGCGGTTGTTTCAACTCCCCGAAAGCAACGTGCAGATCCATTCGCCCTTTGTGGGTGGTGCCTTCGGCAGCTCGTCGCGGGTATGGCCCCAGGAAATGGCCGCTATTCTGGGAGCCAAGCAGGTTGGTCGCCCGGTCAAGGTGGCGCTGAAACGCGAGCAGGCCTTTAATATGGTCGGCTACCGGCCCCGGTCCACGCAAAAGGTTGGCCTGGGTGTCACTGCCGATGGAACGCTGGTTGGCCTGACGCACGAGGCCTTTGGTATGACGTCTACCTTCGAGCAGTTCACCGAACGGATCGTCGACCCCACCAAAAGTATGTACGCCGTGCCGAACCTGAACACAGTTTACAAACTGGTGCCGCTCGATCTGAGTACGCCCTGCTGGACACGTGGCCCCGGCGAAGCCAGTGGCTCGTTTGCCCTGGAGTCGGCAATGGACGAGCTAGCCTATGCGCTGCGTATGGACCCGGTTGAGTTGCGCATCAAGAACTTCGCAGCTACCGACCCCGAAGCGAAACTACCCTGGTCGAGCAATCAGCTAAAAGCCTGCTACGAACGCGGAGCCAAGCAGTTCGGCTGGTCGAAACGCGACCCCAATCCCCGCTCCATGCGGTCGGGCGACTGGCTGGTGGGTATGGGCATGAGCGCGGGCATCTATAAAGCCGCCCGGACGAAGGCATCGGCCAGCGCCAGACTGATGGCCGACGGGACCGTTCTGGTACGTAGTTCAACCGCCGACGTTGGCCCCGGTACGTACACCATCATGACCCAGATCGCGGCTTCGGTGCTGGGCCTCAACCCAGCGCTGGTACGTTTCGAACTGGGCGATTCTTCATTTCCACCCGCGCCAGGCCAGTTCGGTTCGCATACGACGGCGTCTGTAGGATCAGCCGTGCATGATGTCTGCGTGGCCCTGCAACAGAAACTACTGAGCCTGGCCAGCCAGCAGGACGGCACTCCGCTGCATGGCGCTGCCGTTGCTGACCTGATGGCGGAGAACGGGCAGATCAGGCATAAAACAAAAGCAGGACACGTATCGTATGCTGACGTACTGAAGCAGCAGAAGCTGCCTGCTGTCGAAGTAAAGGTCGATTCAGAAAGCGGGCCAGAGCAGAAGAACTATTCCAGCAAGTCGTTCTGCGCTACGTTTGTTGAGGTGCATGTTCATCCCGCAACGGGCGAGGTCCGGATGCAGCGGGTGGTGTCGGCGCTGGATGTCGGCAAGGTTGTCAACCAGAAAACAGCCCATAGCCAGGTGCACGGATGCGTTGCCTGGGGTATCGGCATGGCGCTGATGGAAGAGGGCATTCTCGACCATCGCTACGGCCGCTATACGAACAACAACCTGGCTGAATACCATCTGCCTGTTTGCGCCGACATACCAGACGTTGACGTGATCCTGATTGACGAACCCGATACCATTATTGATCCGATTGGAGCAAAGGGCATGGGTGAAATTGGTTTGATTGGATTTGCCGCGGCCATTGCCAATGCAGTGTACCACGCCACCGGCAAGCGGGTTCGCGACCTGCCCATTACGCCCGATAAACTGATTGGCTGA
- a CDS encoding PPC domain-containing protein, whose product MLVTSLLGQTPKPATKPIRVHFERGAITAQIKSQLTEKQEGAYYLVDAKAGQQMVVHTAGLSTEPIYHMVPIAVVYSPSGKYSGDKGPINFDEKLTETGTYTIRVARNQMASNVKAGPYLLEIIIR is encoded by the coding sequence ATGCTGGTTACTAGCCTGTTGGGGCAAACGCCAAAACCAGCTACCAAACCAATCCGCGTTCACTTCGAGCGGGGTGCTATCACCGCGCAGATTAAAAGTCAGCTGACCGAAAAACAGGAGGGAGCTTACTACCTGGTCGATGCCAAGGCGGGGCAGCAGATGGTGGTGCATACTGCCGGGCTCTCCACCGAACCCATCTACCACATGGTGCCTATTGCAGTCGTGTATTCGCCATCGGGGAAATATAGTGGCGACAAAGGGCCTATTAACTTCGACGAGAAACTAACCGAAACCGGTACGTACACCATCCGCGTCGCCCGGAACCAGATGGCGTCGAATGTCAAGGCCGGACCATATCTACTGGAGATTATTATTCGATGA
- a CDS encoding SDR family NAD(P)-dependent oxidoreductase: MNTTSNQTKTLLWGLAGLGAWALTKALLAQRRKIDFRDKAVIVTGGSRGLGLAISRQLAKEGARLALCARDADELARAKADLLTYGGMVFTYACDITDKAEVERFAEAARQEIGPIDVLINNAGIILVTPYEHSTEDDFRDAMDTNFWAPYHLINAVLPQMLARKSGRIVNVTSIGGKISVPHLLPYSASKFALVGYSEGLRAELLKDNIYVTTVCPGLTRTGSPRNAIFKGKNEDEYAWFKIADSLPLVTSSAEACAGEIIDACRYGEAERLVSWPTKVSAAVQGLSPNLVAELSAVTNEFLLPDKETDGSGGQRVAGKDSETALSDSALATLTDQAAVRNNELGD, from the coding sequence ATGAATACGACTTCAAATCAGACAAAAACGCTGCTGTGGGGACTGGCCGGACTTGGAGCATGGGCCCTGACAAAAGCTCTGCTGGCACAGCGACGTAAGATAGATTTTCGGGATAAAGCGGTTATTGTAACCGGCGGATCGCGGGGGCTGGGACTGGCGATATCCCGGCAGCTGGCAAAGGAAGGGGCCAGGCTGGCTTTGTGCGCTCGTGATGCCGACGAGTTAGCCCGCGCAAAAGCCGATCTGCTGACCTATGGCGGAATGGTATTTACCTACGCCTGCGACATTACCGACAAAGCCGAAGTAGAACGTTTTGCCGAGGCCGCCCGGCAGGAAATTGGGCCCATCGACGTACTGATCAACAATGCGGGGATTATTCTGGTAACGCCCTACGAGCATAGCACGGAGGATGATTTCCGGGATGCAATGGATACCAATTTCTGGGCGCCCTATCACCTCATTAATGCCGTGCTGCCGCAGATGCTGGCCCGAAAATCGGGACGGATCGTCAACGTAACGTCCATTGGCGGGAAGATCTCCGTGCCCCATTTGCTTCCGTATTCAGCGAGCAAGTTTGCACTGGTAGGCTACTCGGAAGGGTTACGGGCCGAGTTGCTCAAAGACAACATCTACGTAACGACCGTGTGCCCCGGCCTCACCCGCACCGGCAGCCCCCGTAACGCTATTTTCAAAGGTAAAAATGAGGACGAATACGCCTGGTTCAAAATTGCTGATTCGCTGCCGCTGGTGACCAGCAGCGCCGAAGCTTGCGCCGGTGAGATCATTGATGCCTGCCGCTACGGGGAAGCCGAACGACTGGTGTCGTGGCCCACGAAGGTGAGTGCCGCCGTGCAGGGACTGAGCCCGAATCTGGTAGCTGAGCTGAGTGCCGTAACAAACGAATTTCTCCTTCCCGACAAGGAAACGGATGGTTCGGGAGGGCAGCGCGTTGCGGGAAAAGATAGCGAAACGGCCTTGTCCGATTCAGCCTTGGCAACGCTAACCGATCAGGCCGCGGTGCGCAATAATGAATTAGGAGACTAA
- a CDS encoding FkbM family methyltransferase codes for MKKRLVKAVRSVFTPLGVYLAPNYPNIVNGHKLEDDLRILLPEANPLCFDIGANRGQTIELLQDCLNEPSIHSFEPASTTYAELLSKSFGPRVQCHQLALGEQVGTAEFRNYKVSELSSFLPMNPDKNENFFAEEELMSVESVPVDTLDNFCSVQAIDRIDLLKIDTQGFELPVLHGAAELFKQGKIGAVLLELNFATLYEGQSDPLVILQLLRSYQMRLVDYYETERINGKEISWTTALFIHYPNR; via the coding sequence ATGAAAAAGCGCCTTGTCAAAGCGGTACGATCTGTCTTTACCCCCCTGGGGGTGTACCTGGCCCCAAATTACCCGAACATCGTGAACGGGCACAAACTGGAGGACGATCTTCGGATTTTATTACCTGAAGCTAATCCGCTCTGTTTCGATATTGGTGCTAACCGGGGGCAAACGATCGAGCTTCTGCAGGACTGCCTGAACGAGCCGAGCATTCATTCGTTCGAACCCGCATCAACGACCTATGCTGAGCTATTGAGCAAGTCGTTTGGGCCGCGTGTACAGTGTCATCAGCTTGCATTGGGGGAGCAGGTGGGCACGGCTGAATTCCGAAACTACAAAGTGTCGGAGTTGAGTTCGTTTCTGCCCATGAACCCCGACAAAAACGAAAATTTTTTCGCCGAAGAAGAGCTGATGTCGGTGGAGTCTGTGCCCGTCGACACGCTGGATAATTTCTGTTCGGTGCAGGCCATCGATCGTATCGACCTGCTCAAAATTGATACGCAGGGATTTGAACTGCCCGTCTTACACGGAGCCGCCGAGCTATTCAAACAGGGGAAAATCGGTGCCGTCCTGCTGGAGCTGAATTTCGCAACACTATACGAAGGCCAGTCCGACCCACTGGTTATTCTTCAGTTGTTACGTAGCTACCAGATGCGGCTGGTGGATTACTACGAAACCGAACGCATCAACGGCAAAGAAATCTCCTGGACAACTGCACTGTTTATTCATTACCCGAATCGCTAG
- a CDS encoding GreA/GreB family elongation factor, with protein MSSAFLKNETADAPVVIPARAPLPPGTPNYVTPRGLDLLRAELTDLETERAHLQAAQVDDLNERSRQLALLNGRIANLNQRISSSKVVNTHEQDSVRFGATISLKILSGKLASTERHLTIVGVDEANAAKDLIAFTAPLARALQGKRVGEVIAWPPAQGQQKMEIVAIRYDIA; from the coding sequence ATGAGCAGTGCTTTTTTGAAAAACGAAACGGCTGATGCCCCCGTTGTAATACCGGCTCGCGCGCCTTTACCACCGGGTACACCCAATTACGTAACGCCCCGCGGTCTCGATCTGCTGCGTGCTGAACTCACTGATTTAGAAACTGAACGTGCTCATTTACAGGCCGCCCAAGTCGATGACCTAAATGAGCGTAGCCGGCAGCTAGCCCTGCTCAATGGGCGTATTGCGAACCTGAATCAGCGTATTTCTAGCAGTAAAGTGGTCAACACGCATGAACAGGATAGCGTCCGCTTTGGTGCTACAATTAGTTTAAAGATACTGTCGGGAAAGCTAGCCAGTACGGAACGGCACTTAACTATCGTTGGTGTCGACGAAGCAAATGCCGCCAAGGATTTGATCGCTTTCACGGCTCCTCTGGCTCGCGCCTTGCAGGGGAAACGGGTAGGAGAGGTAATTGCCTGGCCACCTGCCCAGGGCCAGCAGAAAATGGAGATCGTGGCTATCAGGTACGATATAGCCTAA
- a CDS encoding TonB-dependent receptor plug domain-containing protein yields the protein MRITTRLLATALLGPAALGITVPALAQEAKTLDEVVVTANKFPQKQSQTGKVVTVLPDSVLQRYATQTVSQLLTRQAGLMIVGAQGPLGSNQDVYLRGASVGNTLVLLDGVPVYDPSGTVNAFDLNLITVGECERIEILKGAQSTAYGSDAVAGVISISTRTGLGKRPLRVSATAQYGTYNTFRGGIGLGGATEKVSYTLRYTRLSSTGFSAATDRENTGTFDKDGYRQNALLGNVAIALNPRLTLKLRGLTTAYQTDLDAGAFGDEKDYTSNNRFSFGSAGLEWTHERGKLVANYGVSGSRRVYKDDSTSVEPAAFDKYSYSEYSGLTQFAEVYHTLTVRKNIELLTGADYRFANTDQTYRSVSEYGLYESPPLGADTARTGQLSLYASGVWRTQKGLSVELGGRYNHHSVYGNAFTYSFNPSYLIQDQVKVFANLSSGFRAPSLYQIFSPYGNRALKPERSQSIEAGIQVFTKAKNAWVRALYFNRQVRDVIFFQSLAVPPYTSQYINFDRQHDHGWEFEGQAQLGKLALTGNLTLLDGRVTTQAAGRDTTYNNLFRRPKVLVNFTAGYQITPSLFASASLRSVGSRIDRFYNSATFATENVTLAPYSTVDLYAEYRLNQIRLYADVQNLFDKQYVDSYGYNTRRRTANIGVRVSL from the coding sequence ATGCGCATTACTACGCGCCTGCTGGCAACCGCCCTGTTGGGACCGGCTGCTCTGGGTATTACTGTACCCGCCCTGGCTCAGGAAGCCAAAACACTCGATGAGGTCGTGGTCACGGCCAACAAATTCCCTCAAAAACAATCGCAGACCGGCAAGGTCGTTACGGTCCTCCCCGATTCGGTGCTGCAACGTTACGCTACGCAGACGGTCAGTCAGCTGCTCACGCGCCAGGCGGGCCTGATGATCGTAGGCGCTCAGGGTCCGCTGGGTTCCAACCAGGACGTGTACCTGCGTGGGGCCTCGGTGGGCAATACGCTGGTGCTGCTGGATGGCGTACCGGTTTATGACCCATCGGGAACCGTTAACGCCTTCGATCTCAACCTGATTACGGTGGGCGAGTGCGAACGGATCGAAATTCTGAAAGGAGCCCAATCAACGGCTTACGGTTCTGATGCCGTTGCCGGAGTAATTTCTATCTCGACGCGTACCGGTTTGGGTAAACGGCCGCTGCGTGTGTCAGCGACGGCCCAGTATGGCACGTACAATACGTTCCGGGGCGGCATTGGTTTGGGTGGGGCTACCGAAAAAGTATCGTATACTCTGCGGTACACGCGCCTGTCATCAACGGGGTTCTCGGCAGCGACGGATCGTGAAAACACGGGCACGTTCGACAAGGACGGCTACCGGCAGAACGCCCTGCTCGGTAACGTAGCCATTGCACTCAATCCGCGGCTGACGCTGAAGCTGCGCGGCCTCACCACGGCCTACCAGACAGACCTCGACGCAGGTGCTTTCGGTGACGAAAAAGATTATACATCCAACAACCGCTTCAGTTTTGGCTCGGCGGGGCTGGAATGGACTCACGAGCGCGGCAAACTGGTTGCGAATTACGGCGTCAGTGGCAGCCGACGCGTCTACAAAGACGACTCGACATCAGTTGAACCGGCCGCTTTTGACAAGTATAGTTACAGTGAATACAGCGGACTGACGCAGTTTGCGGAGGTATACCACACACTGACGGTCCGCAAAAATATCGAGCTGCTCACCGGTGCCGACTACCGCTTCGCCAATACCGACCAGACGTACCGGTCTGTTAGTGAATACGGTCTGTACGAGTCACCACCGCTGGGAGCAGATACGGCCCGTACGGGTCAGTTGAGCCTCTACGCATCGGGTGTCTGGCGGACGCAGAAAGGGCTGTCCGTCGAACTGGGCGGACGTTATAACCACCACTCGGTGTACGGAAATGCATTTACGTACTCGTTCAACCCATCGTACCTGATTCAGGATCAGGTTAAAGTATTTGCTAACCTGTCGTCTGGTTTCCGGGCTCCGTCGCTGTACCAGATTTTCTCGCCGTATGGTAACCGGGCGTTGAAACCAGAACGGAGTCAGTCGATTGAAGCGGGTATTCAGGTCTTCACCAAGGCGAAAAATGCCTGGGTCCGGGCGTTGTATTTCAACCGGCAGGTGCGCGATGTTATCTTCTTCCAGTCCCTGGCAGTGCCGCCCTATACGAGTCAGTACATCAACTTCGACCGGCAGCACGACCACGGGTGGGAGTTTGAAGGGCAGGCGCAACTGGGCAAACTAGCTCTGACCGGCAACCTTACCCTGCTCGACGGTCGGGTGACGACCCAGGCAGCAGGCCGCGACACGACCTACAACAACCTGTTCCGCCGGCCGAAGGTACTGGTCAACTTCACGGCGGGGTATCAGATCACTCCCTCTCTGTTCGCCAGTGCATCACTACGTTCGGTGGGTAGCCGCATCGACCGGTTCTACAACTCGGCCACGTTTGCCACGGAGAACGTAACGCTGGCTCCGTATAGTACGGTTGACCTCTACGCCGAATATCGCCTGAATCAAATCCGCCTGTACGCTGATGTTCAGAACCTGTTCGACAAACAATACGTCGACAGCTACGGCTACAACACCCGCCGACGCACAGCGAATATCGGTGTGCGGGTGAGTTTGTAA
- a CDS encoding M14 metallopeptidase family protein, whose protein sequence is MTRKFFRSSTLLLFAGLSLSTAWAQSIPSPKEHFGFNIGDDYQLATYTQTEAYFKKLAASSDRVKLVDIGETEEGRRQYMLIVSSPENLKKLDRYKEISQKLAHAEGLTDEQAKALASEGKSIVWIDGGLHATETVGTMQLIETAYQLTSRKDPETMRILDQDVILLTHANPDGQELVSDWYMREKKAEKRSLEGLPRLYQKYVGHDNNRDFFIMNMKETQNMGRQLFVEWIPQIMYNHHQRGPAGSVLAGPPYRDPFNYVFDPLMVTGIDALGAAMINRLNSENKPGFTRLGGSVFSTWYNGGLRTTTHFHNMIGLLTEIIGGPTPEDIPLVPSRLIPNGNTPFPVTPQKWHFKQSIDYSLSLNYAVLGYAARYSDELLFNIYRMGKNSIERGSQDYWGLSPKRIDMITEEYRADQKKANPNATPRGVNTDIYGFIAPGGGVPTKYYDSVMKAPPLRDPRGFIIPANQADFASAVKFINALIKTGIQIQQATGDFTVAGKKYPAGSYVVKTAQAFRPHLLDMFEPQDHPNDFQYPGGPPVRPYDAAGWTLAYLMNVQFDRILDDFKGPFKTIPYGQLQSPEGHMATTSGAGYLLNAQANNSFIAVNDLLAGGVDVYRMAAGVSGKSGVAPGTFFVPASEKAKTLLDKSAKSLGIDVTSIAKRPTGTMAKVSPMRIALWDTYGGSMPSGWVRWIMEQYHFPMKVIYSQEVDAGNLRKKYDAIVFVTRAIPQYTGEDNDPYRNFAPRIPKNDELPAEYRTHTGRITHEKSVPELKKFLEAGGDIITIGSSTNLAYHLGLPVKNALTEVTSSGQERPLPGEKYYIPGSVLRVNVDSTQQATWGLPTKTDVYFDASPVFNIAPDAIATGKVKPLAWFDSGKPLRSGWAWGQAYLKDGVAAFMAPIGAGKLYAFGPEITFRAQAQGTFKFLFNQLYETDGNSVADLNGK, encoded by the coding sequence ATGACGCGTAAATTTTTCCGCTCATCGACCCTGCTGCTGTTCGCTGGTCTTAGCCTGAGTACAGCATGGGCCCAATCCATCCCGTCGCCGAAGGAGCATTTTGGCTTCAACATCGGCGACGATTACCAGCTGGCTACGTATACGCAGACCGAAGCGTACTTCAAAAAGCTGGCTGCCAGTTCAGACCGGGTTAAACTGGTTGACATTGGCGAAACGGAAGAAGGTCGCCGGCAGTACATGCTTATCGTATCGTCGCCGGAAAACCTGAAAAAACTGGACCGTTACAAAGAGATTTCGCAGAAACTGGCTCATGCCGAAGGTCTGACCGATGAACAGGCAAAAGCATTGGCGTCCGAGGGGAAATCAATTGTCTGGATTGATGGTGGTCTGCACGCAACCGAAACGGTGGGCACCATGCAGCTCATCGAAACGGCGTATCAACTTACCAGCCGGAAGGATCCTGAAACGATGCGAATCCTGGATCAGGACGTCATTCTGCTGACCCATGCTAACCCCGACGGACAGGAGCTCGTTTCTGACTGGTATATGCGGGAGAAAAAAGCGGAGAAACGATCGTTGGAAGGCCTGCCACGGCTGTATCAGAAATACGTTGGCCACGACAACAACCGGGATTTCTTCATCATGAACATGAAAGAAACCCAGAACATGGGGCGCCAGCTGTTCGTGGAGTGGATTCCGCAGATCATGTACAACCACCACCAGCGCGGTCCGGCCGGATCGGTACTGGCAGGCCCCCCCTACCGTGATCCGTTCAACTACGTATTCGATCCGCTGATGGTGACGGGTATCGACGCCCTCGGCGCGGCCATGATCAACCGGCTGAACTCCGAAAACAAACCCGGCTTTACGCGGCTGGGCGGTTCGGTGTTCTCGACCTGGTACAACGGCGGTCTGCGGACAACGACGCACTTCCACAACATGATCGGTCTGCTGACCGAAATCATCGGTGGGCCAACACCTGAGGATATTCCGCTGGTACCAAGCCGCCTGATTCCGAACGGAAACACGCCGTTCCCGGTCACTCCTCAGAAATGGCATTTCAAACAGTCGATCGATTATTCGCTGTCGCTGAACTATGCTGTATTGGGTTACGCGGCTCGTTACAGCGACGAACTGCTGTTTAACATCTACCGCATGGGCAAAAACTCCATCGAGCGGGGTAGTCAGGATTACTGGGGTCTGTCGCCAAAACGGATCGACATGATCACGGAAGAGTACCGCGCCGACCAGAAGAAAGCGAACCCGAATGCTACGCCACGGGGTGTGAACACGGATATTTACGGCTTTATTGCTCCGGGCGGAGGTGTACCTACGAAGTACTACGATTCGGTGATGAAGGCTCCCCCACTGCGCGATCCGCGTGGGTTCATCATCCCGGCCAATCAGGCAGATTTCGCTTCAGCGGTTAAATTCATCAATGCCCTGATCAAAACGGGTATTCAGATTCAGCAGGCTACCGGCGATTTCACCGTTGCGGGCAAGAAGTACCCCGCTGGCTCATACGTTGTGAAGACGGCTCAGGCGTTCCGGCCTCACCTGCTGGATATGTTCGAACCACAGGATCACCCGAACGATTTCCAGTACCCTGGTGGCCCTCCGGTTCGTCCGTATGATGCTGCTGGCTGGACCCTGGCCTACCTGATGAACGTTCAGTTTGACCGGATTCTGGACGACTTCAAAGGCCCGTTCAAAACCATTCCGTACGGTCAGCTACAGTCGCCGGAAGGCCACATGGCGACCACCTCGGGCGCGGGTTACCTCCTGAACGCACAAGCCAATAACTCGTTTATCGCCGTCAACGATCTGCTGGCTGGTGGTGTTGACGTGTACCGCATGGCGGCCGGTGTTAGCGGCAAATCGGGCGTTGCCCCCGGCACGTTCTTCGTACCTGCTTCGGAAAAGGCGAAAACGCTGCTGGACAAATCGGCGAAGAGTCTAGGTATCGACGTAACAAGCATCGCCAAACGTCCAACGGGTACGATGGCGAAAGTAAGTCCCATGCGCATCGCGCTCTGGGATACCTATGGTGGTTCGATGCCATCGGGCTGGGTTCGCTGGATTATGGAACAGTATCACTTCCCGATGAAAGTAATCTACAGTCAGGAAGTTGATGCCGGTAACCTGCGTAAGAAGTACGACGCGATTGTGTTCGTAACCCGGGCCATCCCACAATACACGGGTGAAGACAACGATCCTTACCGAAATTTTGCACCGCGTATTCCGAAAAACGACGAACTACCAGCCGAGTACCGCACGCACACGGGCCGGATCACCCACGAAAAGTCGGTTCCGGAACTGAAGAAATTCCTGGAAGCAGGTGGCGACATCATCACCATTGGCAGCAGCACCAACCTGGCCTATCACCTGGGTCTACCCGTCAAGAACGCTTTGACCGAAGTAACCAGCTCGGGTCAGGAGCGCCCACTGCCCGGCGAGAAATACTATATTCCCGGCAGTGTTCTGCGCGTGAATGTCGATTCGACGCAGCAGGCCACCTGGGGTCTGCCCACCAAAACGGACGTTTACTTCGACGCCAGCCCAGTATTTAACATCGCTCCCGATGCTATCGCGACGGGCAAAGTGAAACCACTGGCGTGGTTCGACAGCGGCAAACCACTACGTAGCGGCTGGGCCTGGGGTCAGGCGTATCTGAAAGATGGCGTCGCGGCTTTCATGGCACCAATTGGTGCGGGCAAACTGTATGCGTTCGGTCCGGAAATCACCTTCCGGGCGCAGGCGCAGGGCACGTTCAAGTTCCTCTTCAACCAGCTTTACGAAACAGACGGCAACTCGGTGGCTGACCTGAACGGCAAGTAA
- the namA gene encoding NADPH dehydrogenase NamA, with protein sequence MSILFSPITIGRVQFKNRIVVSPMCQYSSQDGFSNDWHLVHLGSRAVGGAGLIITEAAAVSPEGRISPDDLGIWTDEHIAGLKRITQFIDQQGSVAGIQLAHAGRKASTRRPWEGGGAIAPTEERGWETVAPSDIPFYAEKSAPKTLTAEGIQNVINDFREAARRSLDAGFRVVEVHAAHGYLIHEFLSPISNHRTDDYGGSFENRIRLLLAIVDAIKTVWPADLPLFVRISTTDWTEGGWDGDDSVKLARILKDNGVHVIDCSTGGNVPHAKIPVAPNYQVPNAERIKQEVGILTGAVGLITTAEQAEEILSNGQADLILMARELLRDPYFPLHAATDLGDDLAWPLQYERAKPR encoded by the coding sequence ATGTCCATTCTTTTTTCTCCTATTACGATCGGGCGGGTTCAGTTTAAGAACCGCATTGTTGTCTCGCCGATGTGTCAATACTCCAGCCAGGACGGGTTTTCTAACGACTGGCACCTGGTTCATTTAGGAAGCCGGGCCGTTGGCGGGGCGGGTCTTATTATTACCGAAGCGGCTGCTGTTTCACCCGAAGGCCGGATCTCGCCCGACGACCTGGGGATCTGGACCGATGAGCACATTGCGGGTCTGAAACGGATCACGCAGTTTATTGATCAGCAGGGATCCGTAGCCGGGATTCAACTGGCCCACGCTGGCCGTAAAGCCAGTACGCGCCGACCCTGGGAGGGCGGAGGGGCCATTGCCCCAACCGAAGAACGGGGCTGGGAAACCGTCGCGCCCAGTGACATCCCCTTTTATGCTGAGAAGTCAGCCCCAAAGACGTTAACTGCCGAAGGCATTCAAAACGTGATCAACGACTTTCGGGAAGCGGCCCGGCGGTCGCTGGATGCGGGTTTCCGGGTAGTCGAAGTTCACGCGGCCCATGGCTATCTGATTCACGAATTCCTGTCGCCAATCAGCAACCATCGGACCGACGACTATGGTGGCTCGTTCGAGAATCGGATTCGGCTGCTGCTGGCCATTGTCGACGCGATCAAAACCGTTTGGCCTGCTGATCTGCCTCTGTTCGTGCGTATCTCCACCACCGACTGGACCGAAGGCGGTTGGGACGGCGATGACTCGGTGAAGCTGGCCCGCATTCTTAAGGACAACGGTGTGCACGTTATCGACTGCTCGACGGGTGGCAACGTACCACACGCCAAAATTCCGGTAGCACCGAATTACCAGGTGCCTAACGCCGAGCGGATCAAACAGGAAGTGGGTATTCTGACCGGGGCGGTGGGACTGATTACAACGGCTGAACAGGCCGAGGAAATTCTGAGCAACGGCCAGGCAGACCTGATTCTGATGGCCCGCGAGCTGCTGCGAGATCCTTATTTCCCGCTTCATGCCGCTACCGATCTGGGTGATGATCTGGCATGGCCTCTGCAATACGAACGGGCGAAGCCCCGCTAG